Part of the Synechocystis sp. PCC 7509 genome is shown below.
CTCTAACTTTTAGAAAGTCTACCACCAAAGGCAAGCTTAAAACCCGCGTCGTGGACATTCAACCTGGACTGGCTCAATTGCTGGCAGAGTATCAACCCCTTAAGGCTGGAGCGTTGTTTCCAGGTATGCGGGGAAAGTCCCCAACCTTGACTCGGTTCATGGCTGACAAGATTCTTAAAGCTGCTTGCGAGCGCGCCCTGTTAGTGGGAGTAAGTACCCACAGCTTCCGGCGAACTGCTCTAACTATGATGTCTAGTGCTGGTATTCCCTTGCGAGTGATTCA
Proteins encoded:
- a CDS encoding tyrosine-type recombinase/integrase — its product is MKVAGNGQGKILTPEELKLLFTEGFVRERDLALFGICLFTGCRVSEALALQTTDIKGGTLTFRKSTTKGKLKTRVVDIQPGLAQLLAEYQPLKAGALFPGMRGKSPTLTRFMADKILKAACERALLVGVSTHSFRRTALTMMSSAGIPLRVIQEISGHNDLGTLQRYLEVSPEQKKRAVAVIGF